In the Pongo abelii isolate AG06213 chromosome 9, NHGRI_mPonAbe1-v2.0_pri, whole genome shotgun sequence genome, CCTGCCCGCCCCGCACCCCTCACCCCCCTCACCCCGCCCCGCCTCGCCTCGCCTCCCCTCGCCCCGCCTCCTCCGCCCCGcaccccgcgccccgccccgcctcccCCAGCCCCGCACCCCGCCCCGCGCGCAGCCATTGGCTCCCCGCGGCCTGGCTCGGCCAGATTGGTTCCGCGCGCGGCCGGGGCCCGATCCGCGGTGGCAGCTCCGCGGCGTGGATGCTGTTCGGTCCCGCCGCCGCCCCAGGAGCGCGGAGCCGGGAGCGGCCGGGCGGGGGGCACCGCGAGGAGCCGCCCCCGCCGCCCACCCCGGGCCCGCGGCCGAGGGCGGCCTGGGGGGGTCGCGGCCGCACCCGGTGGCCGCGCGCGGCGGACAAAGGACCATGCGGGGCCGCGGGCGCTGAGCGCGGCGGGGCGGGCCGGGGATGCGGCGCGGGGCGGGCGGGGGCCGGGGGCTGCAGCGGCGCCGCTGAGCGCGGCCTGGGGCCGGCGCGGCGGCCGCGATGCCGCGGCTCCCGGTGAAGAAGATCCGTAAGCAGatgaagctgctgctgctgctgctgctgctgagctgCGCCGCGTGGCTCACCTACGTGCACCTGGGCTACGGGCGAGGTACGGCGCGGGGGGCGCGGGGGGCGCGGGCCGGGCCTCCCACCGCACGGGGGTCTCCGCTGGGCCCGACCCGCCCGGAGACCCCGCCCGCTGTTCCCTGCTCTGCGATTTGGGGGGAGGGGGCGCGGTTCGGCTCGGCCCGGACGCTCGATGACGTCGGCAGTGACGCGCGCGACCCTCCCAGAGAGGGTCCCTGACTCTGGGATCTGGCCTGGATCCGGTAGTGAGGGGCTGACGGTGGGCTCCTGGGGAAGTGTCTGTCCCTAGACCCTGCTGAGGCTTCCGAGAGGCCTTCTCAGGCCTCGCCTCCACCCCCTGCCCGCTTagcagggcctcagtttccctgtgtgCTGGGGACCCGGGCCGGGGCTTGGTGAAGTGGCCGGTGCAGCCAGGACGCTTCCCGGCGGGGGCGCCCTGGTGAACTGTGCCAGTGTTGTGGGGGTCCATGCGTGGGGATGGGGCCCAGCTTGGGGAGCCTGGAGTAAACTCTCCCAACCCCAACCCACAAACAAAGCACATGGGGTCACGGTGAGCCATCCCGGGCAGGGCCTCCTGGAGATGGTGATCTTTGACATACACCTTCCAGACAGGAAGGCGCAGATGAaagcctgggggtggggtggggggagaagggGCAGAATGCCCCCTCTGGAGGAGGGAGGTTAGTGCCATGCTCAGACCAGGAGAGACCCCAGCTGGCTGCCTCTGAGCCTTTTCCAGGGAGCCAGGTGTCCTGAGGGGGCAGAACAATGATACTGGCTGGGGACACCTGGGCCACTCCACCTGCCAAAGCCTGCCTGTCTTCTCTTCCTGTGCTGGGACACCTGGACCCACACAGGCCAAGGGTCTGGGGCTTGTCCCAACCCATGTACCTCACAGCTTCCACACCCTCAAGAGACCCCCGCTACTGCTGAATCCCTAAAAAGCCCCACCCCAGCTATCAGCAGACAGGGCAGGATCCACAGCTGGCCCAGTGACACAGAACAAAACCAGCCCCCTCTGCAGGTGCCTCTGTGGTTTTCTGAGCAGCGCAGGGGTCTAAGCCCAACCAGGAGGGGGCGGAGGCATAGGGACCCCTCTTCCAAGGACCCTTTGAGGCTAAGCTAGCTCTGCCCAAGGGCACTTGTACCACTTGCTACCTCTGAGGTCAGGGCCAGGACCAGAGGAGCCCAACAGCTGCCTAGGGAGAGGGCGAGTGAGCAGACTGTTCTGTCGGAGGACCTGGGGCCAAAGTCAGGGGAGCCCCGGGGGGCCCTTCCCAGGTCTGCCTGTGGACATCTCTACTGCCTCCCCACAAGCCTGGGCAGGCCAGCTCTGCACCCCAGCCCTCTCCACTTCCTGGACCTCCCTAAGCTGAGGACCTAGACATCCCCACTGCGGCCCCAGGGGGTTCCACGCCCTGGGACCTGAACATCTGTAGGGATGCTTCTCTTCACCCCAATTCTGCCCCTCCTGGTCCTCCTACCCAAGGACACTCAATCCAGGGCCACCCTCTGCTCCAGGGCCGTGCCTGGGCTTCAGCATCCATGCCTGTTCCTCAGTCCAGACTTTGAGAGCTCAAATCCTTCAGGAGAGACAGTGCCAGCTTTCCTGACTACAGTCCCTGGCACTAACCCTGAGTTTTCAGTTCTGGTAAGGGAGGCAGACGTGGAACACTCCAGCACACAGAGAAAGTGCTGAGTGCACAGGGCAGTCCTGGGGTCTTCCTGGAGGCAGAGCCACTCAACAAGAATGGCCAGATGGAGGTGCATGTGGGTGCCTACACACGCCAGCTGGCGTACCCAGCTTTCCTCCCTCACACCTGCTGGAGGTTGGGAAGAGCCTGCTGGAAGGCTCGGCCTGGGCTGCCCCACCAGAGGTGGGGTGTAGAAGAAGTTGCCTCGCTGGGGGAAGGGGCATCTGGTGGCAGAGGAAGCAGATGAGAAGGAGAGGCTTTAGCGAGAGACACCACAgcctccctgccctgctctggccatgtgggTCCCTGGCCCagctgaacccagcagcaggtgGAATGGCCTTGGAGAGAGCCTGCACCCGAGACAGGCCTCACGTGCCACCTGCAGATGGTGAGAAGCTGACCAGTGTGACCGATGGCCGGGGGGTCCACGCTGCACCATCCACACAGAGGGCTGAGGACTCCAGTGAGAGCCATGAAGAGGAGCAGGCGGTGAGCAGGGCCTTGGGGAGAACACGTGTGCACGGAGACGAGACCCCGAAGCcacttgtgtgtttgtgtcttgaGAACCTGTCCATTCTGGAGGACGCAGCAGGGGAGCATGAGACACAGGACATGTGGGGCATGGCACGGCTTGTCTGTGTGAGCTCCAGCACCAGGCATCCTATCTGCAGCTCTGTGTCTGGGGGCTGCAGCAGGTGCATGAATGTGCCGGCCGGTCAGTGTGTGGGGTGGCCGAGCATCTGCTTGGGCTAGAGTGACCAGGGTGTCTGAGCGTATGTGCCAGGTGCCATGCATCAGGGTTTGCTTGGCTGTGGGCTCGCAGGCATTTAGGGCTGTGTGGATACATGTTGGAAGGGGTCTTTGTGAAGGTTTGTCTTGGTGTGTGTGacctcctccctgcccttccaGCCCTGACCCCGTTGCCTTTTCTCTCCTGCAGCCTGAAGGTCGGGACCTAGATATGCTGTTTCCTGGGGGGGCTGGGAAGCTGCCACTGAACTTCACCCATCAGACACCCCCATGGCGGGAGGAGGTGAGCTGGCTTGGCCTGTAAtgggctgggaggcagggtgggggctggggggcggCGGGCCGTGCAGAAGGTAAGGCCCCCCAATCCCCAGTACAAGGGGCAGGTGAACCTGCACGTGTTTGAGGACTGGTGTGGGGGCGCCGTGGGCCACCTGAGGAGGAACCTGCACTTCCCGCTGTTCCCTCATGTGAGTGCCGGGGTTGGGGGGTGCAGGGTGGGCAGGGCACGCAGGGGGCTTCGACAGCAACAGTCACTGCTCCCCCAGACTCGCACCACCGTGAAGAAGTTGGCCGTGTCCCCCAAGTGGAAGAACTATGGACTCCGTATTTTTGGTTTCATCCACCCAGCGAGGGACGGTACGGGGGTGAGGGTACCCCGGGGGAGGGGTGTCGTGAGGCTCCACCCCCCTGAGCCTAGTCTTGTGGACTAGGAGACGTCCAGTTTTCCGTGGCCTCAGACGACAACTCGGAGTTCTGGCTGAGTCTGGACGAGAGCCCCGCTGCTGCCCAGCTTGTGGCCTTTGTGGGCAAGgtacccccaccccagccctggcgTCTTCCCAGGCCTCCTGCAGCTCAGTCACCTGTGCCCACCAGCCTCTTGGGAATGAGGACCCGATGGGTTTGGTGTCCCCAGGGAGAGACAacccccccccaccacccctgctCTATCACCCCCCAGACTGGCTCCGAGTGGACAGCGCCTGGAGAATTCACCAAGTTCAGCTCCCAGGTGTCCAAGCCCAGGCGGTGAGTGACTGTGGGGTGCATGTGCATGCACTTGTGTATTCGTGAGAGGGGGCTACGCACTGTCTCCTTATCCTgtgcacacttgcacacacactgCACGAGCACCCACCCAGCCGAGCTGCCATCCTCCTGAGGGCCAGCCCTGAGGGGTGTGGGAGCCACCTGCCCCCTTCCCTGGCTCCACTCATTTGAGCTTCCTGCGCATGGCACAACCCTTGCTCCTCGTGTCCCCAGGCTCATGGCCTCCCGGAGGTACTACTTTGAGTTGCTGCACAAGCAGGACGACCGCGGCTCGGACCACGTGGAAGTGGGCGTGAGTGccttcctcccccaggagcttctGGAGACTccactccctccacctccctgcaGGGCAACCGCAATGGGGTCCCCGTCCCAGAGTTGACAAAGCAGATGGTCAGGGCCAtgggcctgaggtcaggagggtCTGCTCTGCCCTCCTGGGGGGCTCGGTGAGGCTTCACTAGGAGTCACCTTTGAATAGAGTCTTGAGAGGATGGAGACATTCAGTAGGGAGATGTGGGGGGCAGAGAGTTTGGGGTGGGATGTACGGCGGGTGAATTCCAGACCACAAGGACAGCGAAGGAAGAGACCCAGCAGAGGAACCGGGTCTTCGAGACTAGGAGGGGTCTGGTGGCCAGATCAGGCGGGGCCTGAGCACCACTCTGGACAGATAGGGCTTTGTCCTGAGAATGAGGCCATTGGATTTGCATTCCAGGAAAAAACCCCTGGCCACAGAGTGGAGAGAGCCTGGGGGAAGGATTTTTACTGTGGCCTTTGGTCCTCAAACCCAGGGAGGTGGCTGTGGGGAtggatgggggaaggggggaaggggttATACAGCAAGGCAGAGGGCCTGCAGCCTGGTGGGTATGGGCGGCAGCACGATGGTGCCTGTGTCTGGCGTGTGGAGGGCACATTTCATCCCAGCTCAGCTGGGCAGAGGGCCCAGGCTGGAGACGGGTTTGGGGTGGTCTGTGGAGGCCCCAGGATGAGGTGGGAACAGAAGGGCCTGAGACAGCCCCTGGAGCCCTAACTTGGTGGTGGGGGTAGAGTGGGGGAGGGGGTGTCCAGCCTGGCCCTTAGGGGGCCAGCAGTGACCTCACTGGGaatgggtggggttggggggcctcagggagggagggagggaggaagggaggaagggagggaggaggaaaggtgAGGAAGGGAGCATGGCGGGGTCTGGCACTGCTCCCAGGGTCCCTCAGCTTTCTGGGCTTCCTTCCCCAGCTTCCCTGCTGCCCCTTCTTGGAACCCCCCAGACCCCTCTGCCATCTCCCCTCCTGCATCCTTTAAGGGATTGGTCCTATTAGTCCCCTGGCCCTGAGCCAGGGTAGACCCTTTCTTCCCTGGACCCAGCCACGGCCCTGTCCCTGACCCCCACCTTCTCTGCCCCCCAGTGGCGAGCTTTCCTGCCCGGCCTGAAGTTCGAGGTCATCAGCTCTGCTCACATCTCCCTGTACACAGGTGCGAGCAGACGCCTCTGGGGATGTGGGGCTCCTCGGGATGGGCTCTGGGTGTGAGCGGGAAGAGTGGAGGAGGGTCTGAGCACTCCCTGGAACCCCTCTGCCCCCAGATGAGTCAGCCTTGAAGATGGACCACGTGGCGCACGTCCCCCAGTCTCCAGCCAGCCACGTAGGGGGTCGTCCGCCGCAGGAGGAGACCAGTGCAGACATGCTGCGGCCAGATCCCAGGGATACCTTTTTCCTCAGTGAGAGGGGGCCCGCGCGGGGGCGAGGGCGGGGGTGCCTGCCCCAGCCACCCTGTGACCGCACCTCCTGCAGCTCCGCGCATGGAATCTTCGAGCCTGGAGAACGTGCTGGAGCCCTGCGCCTACGCCCCCACCTACGTGGTCAAGGACTTCCCGATAGCCAGATACCAGGGACTGCAATTTGTGAGTGCGGCTGGAGACCCCGTCTCCCGTCCGGGACTCCGCGGAGCCTTCTCCAGCCCCTTGGGAGGCCGCCCCGGGAGGTCCTCgccctgagccctgagccctgcgccccccaccccccaccccctagGTGTACCTGTCCTTCGTTTATCCCAACGACTACACCCGCCTCACCCACATGGAGACGGACAACAAGTGCTTCTACCGCGAGTCTCCGCTGTATCTGGAGAGGTGGGCGCGCGGCCGGGCTAatgcggggcggggcgggcggggcGGGACTCGGCTCTGATGCCCCGCCGCGCCCCAGGTTTGGGTTCTATAAATACATGAAGATGGACAAGGAGGAGGGGGACGAGGATGAAGAAGAGGAGGTGCAGCGCCGAGCCTTCCTCTTCCTCAACCCGGACGGTGAGTGTCCGCAGCGCCCCCGGCCCGCACCCACCTGCGCAGGGAGCTTCTAACCCGCGTTTCCCGCAGACTTCCTGGACGACGAGGACGAGGGGGAGCTGCTCGACAGCCTGGAGCCCACTGAGGAGGCCCCGCCCAGGAGCAGCCCCCAGTCCCCCGCCCCAGAGGCCCCTGCCGAGCCGGGAGCCACCCCAGCCCCGCCGACCCCTCCCCGCCCCCGGGATGAGGGGACCCCCAGGCACTCCCGGGCCCTGAGCTGGGCCGCCAGGGCCGCCCGCCCCTTGCCGCTCTTCTTGGGCCGAGCTCCGCCCCCGCGCCCTGCAGCGGAGCAGCCGCCCCCAAAGGTGTACGTGACCAGGGTGCGGCCGGGACAGCGGGCATCCCCCCGGGCCCCAGCGCCGCGTGCGCCCTGGCCGCCGTTCCCTGGCGTCTTCCTGCACCCCAGGCCTCTGCCCAGAGTGCAGCTGCGGGCGCCCCCACGCCCACCCCGGCCCCACGGCCGCAGGACCGGCGGCCCCCAGGCCACACAGCCTAGGTCCCCAGCCCGGGCGCAGGCCACCCAAGGGGGCCGGGAGGGCCAGGCGCGCACGCTGGGACCTGCGGCGCCCACAGTGGACTCAAACTTGTCCTCCGAAGCGCGGCCCGTGACCTCCTTCCTGAGCTTGTCCCAGGTGTCCGGGCCGCAGCTGCccggggagggagaagaggaggaggaaggggaggacgATGGGGCCCCCGGCGACGAGGCCGCGTCGGAGGATAGCGAGGAGGCCGCGGGCCCGGCGCTTGGACGCTGGCGTGAGGATGCCATCGACTGGCAGCGCACGTTCAGCGTGGGCGCCGTGGACTTCGAGCTGCTGCGCTCGGACTGGAACGACCTGCGGTGCAACGTTTCGGGGAACCTGCAGCTGCCGGAGGCGGAGGCCGTGGACGTGACCGCTCAGTACATGGAGCGGCTGAACGCGCGCCACGGCGGGTATGGGGGCGGCCGAACGCGCGCCAGGGCGGTTGTGGGGGCGGGGACAGCCGGGCGGAGGAGGTCTTGGCCTTGGTGAACCCCTCAGACCTTCCCCAGGGCCCAGTGGTGTACCGGCCTGGGGGCTGAGGCACCGCGCCCCACCCCAGGGAAGCCCCagcttctccccttccttcccggTGTCCTGACTGCCTGGGCACTTGTCCAGCCTCAGGGACCTCCCTGGAGCCCCACCCAGGGCTGGCGCCCCGTCCTTGCACCTGTGAACCCCACTTCTGTCATCCTGGACCTAGGCCCAGGGATGAGTCCAAGCTGCAGAGGTCGGCGTCAGTCGCAGCCAGTTGCTGCGCAGACAGCCCCATTCCGGGGCCAGGCAGAGACACTTAGGGCAAATCTCAGGACGCCTgggcccctcctcctctcccctcgcAGTGCCCCTGGGCGTTCCCAGACTCTCAGGACCTGACTGCAGAGGAGGGTGCAGGGCTTCTGCCCCATTGGCCCCTCTGGTCTCCCTGAGGCCCCAGGAATCTAGTGCTGTCTGCCCTCCCTGCAGGCTGGTGGGCGGGAGTGGGGAGTCTAATTTGGCCTTGGGGAGGCCTGTGGAGTTCTAAGAAGAGGCAGCGTCTGCTGTGCCCATCCTTGAAGGCGAGTTAGGAGTTGCACAGTGATGACAGGAAGCGGCAGAGGCAGAGGATGGAGGCAGAGCGGGGACTGTTTCTCGTGTGTGTGATGGAAAGTTGCGAGCAGAGCAAAGGCAGGGGCAGAGGATGGAGGCAGAGCTGCGCGCGACTGTTTCTTGTGTGCGTGCTGGAAAGTTGCAAGCAGAGCAGGAATTCCACCGGTTTGGGTGCAGACAGGTGTGCCGCTgcctggaagggaagggaagggaaggtggtGGGTGGCCTGCGCCCGGGCCGGGGACCTCGGCTGTGTGGCCTGGAGCCCTGGGCGGTGGAAGCTGGATTCTAGGTGCCTCAGAGGGCATGCCTGCCCCTGGCTCTAAGCTTCCTGAGAGCAGCTCATCATTCCATGGGGTCCTCATGGGAAGGTCATGGTTGTGGCCCCACCGTTGCTCACCTGGGTGTAGCTCAAGGAGCAACAGTGTAGAGAGACCAGGAGCATTTGGGGCAGGAGGTCCCTGACACTCAGGGCTTTGGGGTGGGGAAGGACAGGAGTTGGAGGGAGGCCTCGGACCCTCGGCTGTCACACAGGTGAGCGTCCCCCAGTGAAGGGCACAGACTGCCAAGGGAGGACGTGAGGCCGACTGAAGAGAAACCGTTATCTAGGGCAGGGTCCTGTTTTCTTCAGTTGAGGAGAGCAGAGtggagggaaactgaggttctCCGCCGAGCGGAATGAggaggaaggggccaggaacGGGCTCCCGGCATTGAAGCAGCCTTCTCCACTCGGGGATCAGGACAGGAGCGGAGCTGCTGCCCGGGGGAAAGGGGTGCTGTGAAGGCACGGTCGGGGGCTTCTCAGAAGAGGTGACCCAGGGCCTGGAAGAAGAGTGGCTGGGAGGGCTGGGGCAAACATCCCAGGCAGGGGACTCCTCAGGACAAAGGAGAGGAGACAGTGGCTGTGCCTGAGGAGGAGTCTGCTATCCCAGTATGAGGGGAAGACTGAAGGCCACAAATTCGAAACTGCTTAAGGTCCTAGAATGCCACAAAAGCCCTTTGGAACCTTGTCCTATGGGCGGTGGCTAACTCATGAAGGTTTCTGAGCAAGGGGGTAACAGGACAGGCGGGCATGTCATAAACGTCACCTGGGACGTGAATGGTGGCCAGGAGGCCCGCGAGGAGGTGAGGACGGGCCTGGTCTCGCTGGTGTGCCCCCAGTCCTGCCCCGACCCTGGAGGGGGTGGCTGGAAGGTGGACCTGCCTGTTGGGCCTGCCTGGAGGGGCAGGAGCTGTGCCGCGGAGCCCGCAGCCTCCGCCAACACCAAGTCGGCTGAGTTTCTGTGGCCAGCGCGGACCAGGGTTGCGGGCGGGGTGCAGGCTGGAAGCCCTAGTACCGGCTGACCACCGAGCCTTGCAGGCGCTTCGCGCTTCTGCGCATCGTGAACGTGGAGAAGCGCCGGGACTCGGCGCGAGGGAGTCGCTTcctgctggagctggagctgcaggAGCGCGGGGGCGGCCGCCTGCGACTGTCCGAGTACGTCTTCCTGCGGCTGCCGGGAGCCCGCGTGGGGGATGCAGACGCAGAAAGTCCCGAGCCTGCTCCCGCCGCCTCCGTGCGCCCCGACGGCCGCCCCGAGCTCTGccggccactgcgcctggcctggcgCCAGGACGTGATGGTTCACTTCATCGTGCCAGGTTCGCAGGGCGGGCTCGGGGTGTCCGGGAGACCTCGTGGGAGGAACATGGACCCTAATGACTAGGAAAGGGTGTGAGTGTCCGGGATGAGGTTCTTCGGAGCTGGGAGGCCCCAGCGTAGAGTCAGCGTCGGCTCAGCGCCACCCCCCCCATTTCTCCTCCAGTGAAAAACCAGGCACGGTGGGTGGCACAGTTCCTGGCGGACATGGCCGCGCTGCACGCGCGCACCGGGGACTCGCGTTTCAGCGTCGTCCTGGTGGACTTCGAGAGCGAGGATATGGACGTGGAGCGGGCCCTGCGCGCCGCGCGCCTGCCCCGGTAACGGCCCCTATTTCCACCTGGGCGGACCCAGCGCAGCTTTCCTCCCCGGGAGGTGGGTTTTCCTGACCCCACACCCAGAGATCGTGCCTGTGACTCCCCCTCCCCAGGTACCAGTACCTGAGACGAACTGGGAACTTCGAGCGCTCCGCCGGGCTGCAGGCGGGAGTGGACGCGGTAGAGGTCCGAGGGCCACATGGGGGTCGGGGAGCAAAACGGGGCGTGCCCGGGGAGGAGCGGAGGGCGGGGCTCAGACCTCCCGCACCCCCCAGGACGCCAGCAGCATCGTGTTCCTCTGCGACCTGCACATCCACTTCCCACCCAACATCCTGGACGGCATCCGCAAGCACTGCGTGGAGGGCAGGCTGGCCTTCGCGCCCGTGGTCATGCGCCTGAGCTGCGGGAGCTCGCCCCGGGACCCCCACGGTGAGGCCCCGAGCGCCCCACCCTGTGATACCAGGGTTCCCACCAACCGCGGCGGTAAAGTCCAGGAACCCGGGGCCTCTCTCAATCCCCAGGGGAGGCCTGGGAGTCCATCAGTGCTCCCCGTAGTGCCCAGAGCCCCAGTCCCCCCGCACCAGCCCACCCAGGGCCATGCCGGGGGCCCCAGGAACCTCCTCCAGTATCCCGGGTTTATGCACCGCGCTCCAGGGTCATGACCCGGCACCACCGGATGACTCCCGGAAGCCCCCGGGGTGATGGGAGCCGGCACCTGACCCCTCCCGAGGTCTCCTAGCGGCATTTTGCAGGGGGGAAGCCTTGCAGGACCTGGTCTGAAGGGCAGCACCCCTCACCCTCCCGCCCCAGGTTACTGGGAGGTGAACGGCTTTGGCCTTTTTGGGATCTACAAGTCGGACTTTGACCGGGTCGGAGGAATGAACACGGAGGAGTTCCGAGACCAGTGGGGGGGTGAAGACTGGGAGCTCCTGGACAGGtgacccctccccactccccagagGTGACACCCTGACCCTTGCATCCTCCTCCTCTGAATGGGGAAGGGGGATTTATGCCCCCCATGGCACCCACATGCTGAGAGAACTCTGCCCTTCCCCGTCTTCCCATTATCCTGTAGGCCCGGAGAGACCCCTCCACCCACATCACttctgaaaccctgtctcacccCTAGGGTCCTGCAAGGTCAGGGACAACCCTGAACCAGCTCTGCCCCCTGATCCCATAGGCCCTGGGTGGTCCTGAGCCCCCATCCTCCCACTGGGGCCATGCAGGCTTGAGGCAGCTCTGACACCCCCAGCCCCCGGCCCCGGGGTCCTGACCACCTCTCTGCCTCCGGCCCCAGGGTCCTGCAGGCAGGGCTGGAGGTGGAGCGACTCCGACTGCGGAACTTCTATCACCACTACCACTCCAAGAGGGGCATGTGGAGCGTCCGCAGCAGGAAGGGCTCTCACACGGGGGCGTCTTGAGGACGGGCAGCCCCTCCCAGCCCCGGTGGGAGTCCCGAGGCAGCTGCTGGAGGCTGGGCTTTGAGCTTGGTCCCGAGAGACCCGGCAGGGCTGATCAGAGGAGCACAGCTACCACCTGTGCCTGCCCCTCTCTGGCCCACTGGGCGCCTGCGTCATGCCCCTCCCTGGAGAGGCAGCCTTCACGGCGGGTCAGGGCCTGGCCTTGGTCCCCACTCTGCGATGATTTCTGTGAAATTTTGCTGTAGCGATGACATTGTTTTCAGAATTTCCAAGAGTTCTGtctgttctgttttttattcagaatgaaatgaaatattttttttagttCTGACTTGTCCTCTGTGCCTGTTCTCTTGAGAGGTAGAGTCCTCACCCCTGGGGGACCGTGAGCACAACCTCCTGACTCCCAGCTGCAGCCCTTCCGGACCCCTCCTTCTCCTAACCCCAAGACCACTTTCCCCTTCCTGCCTGTGAGGTTCTGTGCCAGGCCttgtggggagggggcttccaacTTCCTCCGCCCTGTGTCTACGGGGTCTGTGCCCACTGATAACAGACATAGATAGCACAGGGCCCTCCCACGCTGGGGTGAGGAATGAGCAGTCACCGCCTCAGTGCCCCTCATTCTGCAAACAGAATCGGGGTGTcattcccaccccagcctcctctaGGGTGGAGGAGCTGCTGCACCCAGGTGGGGCATGTCCTGTGCTGGGGTTGGGGGTGATCAGGCAGAACTCAGGGTTGCCAGAAACAGAAACCCCACTCAAGACGGTGAAGCCGTAATCAGGGGGCCTGTATGACTTTGGTACCTGCGAGGTCAGGGTCAGCAGGGCACCAGAGAAGGACAGACTCAGAGGCTGGTTGAAGCCCACTCCTGCCTTGTGTCCTCTCTGCCTGTGGGTCCAGCTCAGTCCTGGCCTGGGCCGGGtcacaggagggaggctgtactctGCCAGGCACCGAGTGATTGTATAAGTTCCTTGTGGCTGCTGTAGCGAATTGGcacaaatgtagtggcttaaaaaaattattatcttacagttctggaga is a window encoding:
- the B4GALNT4 gene encoding N-acetyl-beta-glucosaminyl-glycoprotein 4-beta-N-acetylgalactosaminyltransferase 1 isoform X1, whose product is MRRRGFSERHHSLPALLWPCGSLAQLNPAAGGMALERACTRDRPHVPPADGEKLTSVTDGRGVHAAPSTQRAEDSSESHEEEQAPEGRDLDMLFPGGAGKLPLNFTHQTPPWREEYKGQVNLHVFEDWCGGAVGHLRRNLHFPLFPHTRTTVKKLAVSPKWKNYGLRIFGFIHPARDGDVQFSVASDDNSEFWLSLDESPAAAQLVAFVGKTGSEWTAPGEFTKFSSQVSKPRRLMASRRYYFELLHKQDDRGSDHVEVGWRAFLPGLKFEVISSAHISLYTDESALKMDHVAHVPQSPASHVGGRPPQEETSADMLRPDPRDTFFLTPRMESSSLENVLEPCAYAPTYVVKDFPIARYQGLQFVYLSFVYPNDYTRLTHMETDNKCFYRESPLYLERFGFYKYMKMDKEEGDEDEEEEVQRRAFLFLNPDDFLDDEDEGELLDSLEPTEEAPPRSSPQSPAPEAPAEPGATPAPPTPPRPRDEGTPRHSRALSWAARAARPLPLFLGRAPPPRPAAEQPPPKVYVTRVRPGQRASPRAPAPRAPWPPFPGVFLHPRPLPRVQLRAPPRPPRPHGRRTGGPQATQPRSPARAQATQGGREGQARTLGPAAPTVDSNLSSEARPVTSFLSLSQVSGPQLPGEGEEEEEGEDDGAPGDEAASEDSEEAAGPALGRWREDAIDWQRTFSVGAVDFELLRSDWNDLRCNVSGNLQLPEAEAVDVTAQYMERLNARHGGRFALLRIVNVEKRRDSARGSRFLLELELQERGGGRLRLSEYVFLRLPGARVGDADAESPEPAPAASVRPDGRPELCRPLRLAWRQDVMVHFIVPVKNQARWVAQFLADMAALHARTGDSRFSVVLVDFESEDMDVERALRAARLPRYQYLRRTGNFERSAGLQAGVDAVEDASSIVFLCDLHIHFPPNILDGIRKHCVEGRLAFAPVVMRLSCGSSPRDPHGYWEVNGFGLFGIYKSDFDRVGGMNTEEFRDQWGGEDWELLDRVLQAGLEVERLRLRNFYHHYHSKRGMWSVRSRKGSHTGAS